The sequence CGCAGCCGAGGCGACCGAGAGGGTCCTCGGGGTCGTGGACATGGTCGAGCCCGCCGGGCGACGGCTCGACACCTATTCCAAGGGCATGCGCCAGCGGGTCAAGATCGCCGCCGCGCTGGTGCACGACCCGACCGTGCTGCTCCTCGACGAGCCGTTCAACGGCGTCGACCCGCGACAACGCATGCAGCTGATGGAGCTGCTGCGGCGGCTGGGCGACGAGGGGCGCACCGTGCTCTTCAGCTCGCACATCCTCGAGGAGGTCGAACGGCTGGCACGGCACATCGAGGTCGTCGTCTCGGGCCGTCACGCAGCCTCGGGCGACTTCGGTGCGATCCGTCGCCTCATGACCGACCGCCCCGTGCGCTACTCGATGAGCTCCAGCGACGACCGGGCGCTCGCCGCCGTACTGATGAGTCGGGCGGCCGTGACCGCGGTCGCCCTCCGGCACCCCACGGGTCTGGAGGTCCAGGTCAGCGACCTCGGCACCTTCGCCTCCGAGCTGCCCTCGCTGGCCCGCACGCACGGCGTGACCCTGTTCGACCTCTCGCCCAGCGATGACTCGCTGGAGAGCGTCTTCTCCTACCTGGTGGACCGATGAACGCAACCATCACCAAGCTCGCGCTCCAGGCCCTGCTGGGGCGCCGTCGCTTCTGGCTGCTGCTCGCCCTGCCACTGGCGCTCGTGGGGCTGACGCTGCTCATCCGCACTCTCTCCTCCGACAGCGAGGCGGCCTGGCCGATGGTCAGCGTCCTGGGCTATCCCCTGGTCCTGCCCCTCGTCGCCATCCTCGCTGCGTCCTCCGTGCTGGGTCCGGAGGTCGACGACGGGTCGATCGTCTATCTCCTCTCCAAGCCGGTCAACCGGCACGCGGTCGCGATCTCGAAGTGGGTGGTCGCCTGGGCCGCCACCCTCGTCGTCGGCTCGCTCGGCGTGCTGGCGGCGGGGCTCGTCGCCGGTGGCGGTGAGCAGGCGACAGCCTGGTGGGTCGCCTCGTTGGTGGCCGGGACGACGTACTCCGCGCTGTTCCTCGCGCTGTCGGCGATCACCCGGCATGCGGTGGTCGTCGGACTCGTCTTCGTCCTGGTCTGGGAGGGGCTGGCTGGCGGCTTCCTCAGCGGGGTCGCGTGGCTGAGCATCGGCCAGTGGGGGATCCGGATCGGCCACGAGGTCTCGGCGTCGCTGGACGACCCGGCCAACCTGCTGTGGTCGGTGCTGGCCAGCGTCGCAGTCACCCTCGGCGGCGTGTGGTTCGCGGGCGACCGGCTGCGGTCGTTCTCGCTGACCGGCGACGAGTGAGCCGTCAGGTCCGGTCCGACAGCTCGTAGAGGTGACGACTCGTCGGCACCAGGTCGAGACCCCGATCGGCCCCGATGCGGGCCACGCTCGCCATCAGCCGGGTGATCCGGTCGGTGAGCTCGACGTCGTCGCCGCCGCTGCCATAGAAGGCGTGCATGTCGGTCATGGCCTCGGCCGGGAACAGCTCCTCGACCAGCGCTGCGACCGGAGCGACGTCGTCGGGCATCGCGGTGACCGGTGCGACGACGACGTTCTGCAGATAGCCGAACGTCGCCTGGGTCTCGATCGCCACCGGCGTGTGGTCGACGAGCCAGCGGTTTCGCCACTCCTCCACGTCGAGCTCATCGGGCCGGCGCAAGATCGCGATGTTGGCCAGGCCGTCGAGCCGGGAGCCGTCCCAGGTCTCGGGCGGTTCGATCGGGCGGCGCTCCTCGACCTCCCAGCCCGCCAGGGTGCCGGTCACGGCAGCGAGGGCGGCGGTCACGAGCGACGCCGCCTCGACCGAGGGCACCCACACGCTCACGACGGCCGCGATGGGCGCCGGGCCCGTGGGGATGCGCATGGCTGCGGCGACGTGCTCGTCGTCGGTGTTGAGCTGCAGTCGGACGACACCGGCCGCAGCGAGGACGGCGTGGAGCTCGGGAGCGTGCAGGGCGGCAGCGTCGACGTCCCACAACGCAAACATCAGCTTGGTGGTCACGGCCGACAACCTATGGCAGGCGTCGCGCCCGTCAGCGCAGCACGATCGGCACTCGCGCCCAGCCGCCCATGGGCGGCGTCTCCCTGACCTGCGGGCGATCGGGTGCGAGCTCGATCCAGGTGGTCCGGCGCAGCAGCTCCTCGAGCATCACCCGGAGCTCCATCAGCGTCAGGGCGCGGCCGGGGCACACGTGCGGCCCGGCCCCGAACACCAGGTTGTCGGCGGCGTTGCCGACAGGGTCGTAGCGGTCGGGATCTCCGAAGACCAGCGGATCGCGGTTGGCCGCCGTCCAGTTCAGCAGCACCCGTCCGCCCTCTGCGATGTCCTCGCCCCCGAGCTCGACGGCCCGCGTTGCGATCCGGCGGTTGGAGACGAACGGGTCGTCGATCCGCAGGATCTCCTCGACCGCCGCGTCGAGGGCGGCGCGGTCGTCGTGGGAGACCAGTGCTCGGACCTGTCGCTGGACCTCGGGCGTGGATGCCAGGAAGTGGACGAGCACGCCGACCGAGGTGGCCAGGGACCCGAGGTCGCCGGCCGTCCAGTTGCGGAGGACGGAGACGATCTCGTCGGTGGTCAGCGGCCGGCCGTCGACGGTGTCTCGCAGGAGCTCACTGGTGACGTCGGCGGCAGCCTCGTCGTCGCGACGGAGGTCGAGCAGCTCGCGGATGATGTGGTCGAACCGCTCGGCCACCTCTCTCGTCCGGTCCCGGTCTCCCGACCTCGACGCCGCGTGGTTGTCGCGGATCCACTCGACCAGCCGGTCCTCGAGGTCCGCGGGCCACCCGAGCCAGGTGCACTGTGAGCGCACGGCATACGGCGTGCCGACACTGGCGATGGTCTTCACCGTCACCCCGCGAGGCAGGGCGTCGACGATGGCTGCTGCATGCGCTCGGCACTGCTCCTCCTCGCGCGCGACCCGCTCGTCGGTCAGATATCGGTCGACGACGGCCCGGAAGGCGGCGTGGTCGTCTCCATCCAGGCTGTTGGGGATGGCGCGGCGCGTGGTCACCCGACTCGAGAACGTCTGCGGGTCCGTCGCCGCCGCGACGACCTCGGCGTGCCGCAGGACCATCCAGCTGCCGTCGGCCTGGTGCGCCACGGGACACCTGGAGCGCAGGGCGTCATAGGTGGATCGCGGGTCCTGCCACTCGTGGGCGTCCTCAGCGTCGACCTGGTCTCCCACGAAGTCTCCTCTCGAGCGCAGCGGTTGGGGAAGGGAGGTCCCCGACCGGCTGGGGACCTCCCGGTCCCCAGCCCCATGGACGGTATCGCCCGTCACTCGGGCGCGAAGATCGTGTCGCAGCCCGGTCCTGACGGTCAGATGCTGCGGACCAGGGTGATGCGCCAGGCCTCGGGACCCCGCTCGTTGTAGGTCACCGAGAAGGCAGCGGGCCAACGCTGTTCGAGCTGGGCCAGCAGCGGCAGCGGGTCGTGCGGGGCGACCAGCTCGAGACCGCCGCCCGGGCGGACGGACTCCAGAGCACCGAAGATCGTGGCGTGCCGGATCGCGTGCGGGATCGTCCGCACGTCCAGCTCAGGATGACCGGGACCGTCGACCTCGCCGCAGGAGCAGGTGTGACCACCGCAGCCAGCCTCGGCGTCGCTGCCCTCTGTTCCTTCGGCATGACCGAGGAGCTCGTGCATGCCGCCCAGCAGGTCGTGGAGCGACACGTCGGGGGTGCGGGCCAGCAGCGGCACCAGCAGCTCGTTCTCCTTCGTCAGGTGGCTGTCGAAGACGGCTCGCAGCGCTGTCGCCGTCGCCGCAGCACGCACCGGGTCGGCGGCCTCGGACACCTGGCGCAGCAGCGAGGTGATCACGACGTGCTCACCGAGCATCGCCTCGACCAGCAAGCGGCCCTCGGTCGTCGCCTGTGCCACTGGATAGAGCGCCTTCTCCTCGGCCAGGGCGTGCGGCACGAGCTCACGCTCGCACCACTCCACGAGGTCCTGACGAGCCTGCTCTGCCGCGGCCGGGTCAGGTCGCGAGGCAGCTGCCACCAGCTCTTCGGTGCGGAGCGCGAGGGCACCGGCCATCACCGCGTGGTGCTGCTCGACCGCTTCGGCTGCGTGGGCGTCGGCCTCGTTCGAGGCGATGACGAGTTCGGACATTTTCGTCTCCTTCGGGGGGAACTGTGCGTCGTACGAATGATTTTAGTACACTCTACTCCGTGGAAAATAATCGCCTCGCGCGCACCTCGCCACCCCCCGGTCACGGGCCCCGCCCGAGCAGCGGCCGGGTCCGGGCGCCACTGTCCAGGTCACGCGCCTCGCTGCTCGACGCACTGCTGGCCCAGAACGAGCCGACCACCCTCGCGGCGCTCGTCGCCAGCTCCGGACTGCACGCCAACACGGTGCGCGAGCACCTCGACGGTCTCGTCCGCGACGGCTACGCCCACCGCCGTACGGCCGCCCCCACCGGTCGGGGACGACCCGCCTGGCTCTATCAGGCGATCGGCAGCGACGCGGCTGCGTCGCCGGAATATGCAGGCCTCGCCGCGGCCCTGGCCGCGACCATCCACCGGACGAGCAGCAACCCGGTCGAGGACGCCACCGCCGCCGGCCGGGAGTGGGGCCAGGAGATCGCGCGCGAGCGTGGAGCCCAGCCCAGCTCGAGCGCGATCGCAGCGAGACGAGAGGTCGTCTCCCTGCTCGACGAGGTCGGGTTCGCCCCGCAGGCAGACGCCCGCAGCTCGGTGGTCCGGCTCACCCGGTGCCCGTTGCTGGAGGCGGCGAACAAATATCCCGACGTCGTCTGTGGTGTGCACCTCGGCCTCGCCCAGGGCGCACTCGAGGCGTACGGCGCCGACACCGAGGGCACCGAGCTGGTGCCGTTCGCCGAGCCCGGCGCCTGCCGCCTGCACCTGACGCGGCGTGACGCATGAGCACCGCGACCCGCACGCCGACAGTCACCGCGCGACCACGCGTCCCCGCCCCGCTCCTGCCTCGCCTCGCCCTGCTCGCGCCGGCCGGCTTCGCGCTGCTCGCCGGCCTGGACGCCGCCCTGCTCCTCCTCGGCCTGCCCGCGCCGGTGACGACCGACCGGTTGCCGGACGCGCACGGGATGCTGATGGTCCTCGGCTTCGTCGGCACCCTGATCGCCCTGGAACGGGCCGTCGCGCTGCGACGCCCTCTCGGCTTCGTCGCCCCGGCACTGCTCGGGCTCGGCGCCCTCGCTCTGCTGTCGCCGGCCCCGATGGTCCTCGGCAAGAGCCTCTTCACGGCCGGCGCCGCGGCCCTGGTCGCGTTGTACGTGCCGCTGTGGCGTCGGCAGCGCGACGACGCGGTCCTGTGCCAGGCACTGGGGGCGGTGCTCGTCCTCGGAGCGGCGACGCTGTGGCTCGGCGGCGCGTCCGTCCCGGTCCTGGCGCCGTGGCTGGTCGGGTTCATCGTGCTGACCATCGCCGGCGAGCGGCTCGAGCTGGCCAGGTTGGCGATGGGCCCGGCAGCCGGCAGGACGCTGGTGCTGCTGGCGTCCGGGCTGGCGACCGGGGTGGTGGCCGCCCTGCTGTGGCCACGGCCCGGCACGGCGCTGCTCGGCGCGGCGCTGCTCGCGCTGACCGGGTGGCTGGCAGCCCACGACATCGCCCGGCGCACGATCCACACCACGGGCCTCCCCCGCTACATGGCGGCGTGCATGCTCGCGGGCTACTGCTGGCTCGGTGTCGCCGGCGCGATCTGGCTCCTGGACGGTCCGGCCCTCGACGGCGTGCGCTACGACGCGCTGCTGCACGCCGTGTTCCTCGGCTTCGCGTTCTCGATGATCATGGCCCACGCGCCGGTGATCCTGCCCGCGGTCGTGCGGCGCCCGCTGCCATACCACCGCGCACTCATCGGACCCGCCGTGCTGCTGCACGCCTCCCTGGTGCTGCGGTTGTGGGTGGGCGACGCCCTCGGCAGCCACGGTTCCTGGCTCACCGGCGGCGTCCTCAACATCGTGGCGGTGCTGTCCTTCCTGCTCCTCGCTGTCGGGCTGACGGTCCGCGGCGAGGCCGAGCCGGTCGGGGGTGAGCGGTCGTGACGCGGCCCGACAAGCGTGGCTTCTGGCCACTGCGCGACCTGCCGGTGCTGTTCTGGTTGGCCGCCACGGTCGTGATCACGCTGGTGCACCCGTTCGTGCCGGCGCCCCGCTGGCTGATGATCCACCTGCTGCTGCTCGGCGCAGTCAGCCACGCCATCCTGGTCTGGAGCAGATATTTCACCGACGCGCTCCTGCACTCGGCCGACGAGGACCGTCAGGGCCAGAACCGGCGACTGCTCCTCCTCAACGGCGGCGTGGTCCTCGTCGTGGCCGGCGTCCCGTCCGACGTCTGGCTCCTGACCCTGGCCGGAGCGACCGCCGTCGCCACCGCTGTGCTGTGGCACGGCTGGACGATCCTGCGCCAGCTGCGGACAGCGCTCCCGGCCCGCTTCGGCCCGTCCGTCCGCTTCTATGTGGCGGCTGCGTGCTTCCTGCCCGTCGGGGCCGGCCTCGGCACGGCGCTCGCACGCGGGCTCGGCGACCCGCTGCACACCCGGCTGGCAGTCGCCCACGCTGCGGTCAACCTGCTCGGCTGGGTCGGCCTGACCGTCGTCGGCACCCTGGTGACCCTGTGGCCGACGATGCTCCGGACCCGGATCGCGGCTGGCTCCGAGCGGGCATCGGCCCGCGCCCTGCCGGTGCTGGTCGGCTCGATCGTCGTCGCGGCGGGGGGTGCAGGCGCCGGCCTGCGGCCCGTCGCCGCCCTGGGCATCGCGATGTATGTCGCCGGGTTGCTGGTGATGGCGCCCGCGTTCGCCGACACCCTGCGCCGCAAGCCGCCGTCATCGTTCCCCGCCTGGTCGGTGCTGGCCGGTGTCACCTGGCTGGTGGGCGCCCTGTCCACGCTCGGGCTGGGCATCGCGCTCGCCTCCTCCTGGCAGCGCGTGGACGAGGTGTTCGGCTGGCTGACGCCGTTCCTGGCCGCGGGCTTCGGCGCGCAGGTGCTGCTCGGCGCCCTGTCCTACCTCGTCCCGGTCGCCCTCGGTGGCGGCCCGACGCCCGTCCGGGCGGCCAGTGCGGTCCTGGACCGGGGCGCGCCCCTGCGGCTGGTCGCCGCCAACGCCGGCCTGCTGTTGTGCGCCCTGCCGGTGCCCAGCGTCGTGCGGGTGCTGGCGTCGGTGCTCGTCCTCCTCGCCCTCGGCGCAACGCTGCCGCTGCTCCTGCTGGCGGTTCGGGCGTCGCACCGCGCCAGGTCCGAGACACCGCCCGCGGACCGCGGCCGCACCCCGGAGACGCACGGCCGGCCCGCCGGGCAGGTGGCCGGCCTGGCCGCGACCGGCCTCGCCCTCGCAGTCATGACGGTGGCCGTGGGCGTCGCCGTGGACCCCGCCGCCATCGGCGCCAGTGGTGGCGCCTCGGCGGCCGCGGGTGTTGCGGCCAGTGGCGGAACCACGACCGCGGAGGTGAAGGCGCAGGGCATGCGCTTCGTGCCCGACAAGATCTCGGTGCCGGCCGGCAACCGGCTCGTGATCGTGCTGACCAACACCGACGACGACGTCCACGACCTGGTGCTCGACACCGGGGCCGACAGCGGCCGCCTCACCCCCGGCGAGACCGCGCGCATCGACGTCGGCGTTGTCGGGCGCGGGCTCGAGGGCTGGTGCTCGGTGATCGGGCACAAGCAGATGGGCATGGTGCTCGCCGTCGAGGTGACCGGCACCGCCATCCCCGCCGCTGACACGTCCGGGGACCACTCGTCCCACGAGCACGGTCCGGCCGGCAGCAGTGCCGGCCACTTCCCCGAGGTGGACGATCACGAGGACGACGCTGAGCTCGACGACACTGCGTCCACGCCGGCCACCGACCACCTCGACCTGATGGCCGACCCGGCACCGGGCTTCGAGGCGCGCGACGCGACGCTGCCGCCGTTGCCATCAGGCCGGGTGCATCGCCGGACGTTCGTGGTCCGTGACGTCGAGCGAGAGGTCGCACCTGGGGTGACCCAGCGGCTGTGGACCTTCAACGGGACCGCGCCCGGCCCGGTGCTGCGCGGTCAGGTGGGCGACCGGTTCGAGATCACCCTGGTCAATCGGGGCTCGATCGGTCACTCGATCGACTTCCACGCCGGAGCGCTGGCACCCGAGCGACCGATGCGGACCATCGCTCCGGGCAAGTCGCTCACCTACGAGTTCCGCGCGAACCGTGCAGGGATCTGGATGTATCACTGCTCCACGATGCCGATGTCGGCCCACATCGCCAACGGTCTGTTCGGAGCGGTGGTCATCGAGCCGCCCGACCTGCCCCGTGTGGACCGCACCTATGTGTTGGTGCAGTCCGAGCTCTTCCTCGGCGACCAGGGCGGAGAGGTCGACATGACCAAGCTCGCCGCCGAGGACCCCGACCTCGTCGTCTTCAACGGGGTCGCCAACCAGTACGACCACGAACCCCTGACCGCCCGCGTCGGCGAGCGGGTCCGGGTGTGGGTCCTCGACGCCGGACCCAACCGTGCGACGTCGTTCCACGTCGTCGGCGGCCAGTTCGACACCACCTGGTCCGAGGGGAGCTATCTGCTCCGCCGCGGCACGGGTGGCGCCCAGAGCCTGGGACTGCAGGCGGCGCAGGGCGGGTTCGTGGAGCTGACCTTCCCCGAGGCGGGCGACTACCCGTTCGTCTCGCACGTCATGGTCGATGCCGAGCGGGGTGCCCACGGGTTGTTCCGCGTGGCGCGCTGAGCGAAGCGCCCAGCGACACCGAGAACAGGAACGACCAGGGACCAGGCGCCGGAGCGCGCCCGGGCCCGGTTCTCCAGTTCACTTGATTTGGTGACGCGCATCTCCCGCTTTCCGGACACGCTGGAGCGCACTCGTCGGAGGCCGACGAGGGGTGGGGAGAGGAGCACCGATGTCGACTGTGACGACCGGCGAAGCACGACTCGGCTCGTTCAGGCACCACGGACGAGAGGACTCGTACGGCGACGACGTGACGGCTTCGAGCCCGGCGTCGACCGAGAAGGTCCAGGTCGTCCCACAAGTCAGCGTCATCGTGCCGACCAGGAACGAGCGCGACAACGTGGTGCCGTTGCTGGAGCGGCTGCACGCCGCGTTGGCCGGCACCCCGGCGGAGGTCATCTTCGTCGACGACAGCGAGGACGACACGCCCCGCGTGGTCGAGGACACCGCGCGCACGTACGCCGAGACGAACACGTGCGTCGCAGTCGTCCACCGCTCCGGGGAGGAACGCACCGGTGGCCTGTCGGGAGCCGTGGTCAGCGGCTTCCGGAACGCCCGAGCGCCCTGGGTGGTCGTGATGGACGCGGATCTCCAGCACCCCCGGAGATGGTGCCGCGCCTCCTGCGCGCCGCCATCGACCGTGACGCCGACCTCGTGGTTGCGAGCCGCTACGTCGGCGACGGTGACGCCGACGGGTTGTCGTCGTGGATGCGCAGCCTCGTCTCACTGGGCTCCGGCCGATTGGCGAAGGCGTTCTTCCCCCGGCGGCTGCAGCAGATCACCGACCCCATGAGCGGGCTGTTCCTGGTCCGCCGAGCGGCACTGGATCTCGAGACGTTCAACCCGATCGGCTTCAAGATCCTGCTGGAGATCGCGGTCCGGCTGGCGCCCCTGAAGGTGCTGGAGGTGCCTTTCGTCTTCGCTGAGCGCCACGCAGGCGAGAGCAAGGCGTCGCTCCGCGAAGGAATGAGGTTCGCGCGTCACCTGCTGCGCCTCAAGACCAGCGTGTCGAGCAGCTGGTTCCGCATGGCCGGCGTCGGAACTGTCGGGGGGACCGGGATCGCGGTCAACACCGCCGCGCTCTGGCTGTTCATGGAGCACGCAGGACTCGGCCTCGCGATGGCGGCCCTGCTCGCGACCCAGCTCTCGACAGCGTGGAACTTCGTGCTGTGCGATCGGCTCGTCTACCAACGCCGACGCCAGGGCGGCTGGATGCGGAGCTTCGTGTCCTACGCCCTGCTCAACAACCTCAGCCTGCTGATCCGGCTGCCGCTGATGGGCGTCCTGATCGCCCAGCTCGCCATGGACTACCGCGTCGCCAACATCGCGACGCTCCTGCTCGTGTTCGTCGCCCGGTTCGCGGTCGTGGACCGCACCATCTATCGAGGAGTACCCGCATGACCATCACGTTCCCCACCAGGTCCGCCGCCAGGTCCGCTCCCAGGTCCGCTCCCGCGGCTGCGCCCACACTGCGCAAGCCGTTGTGGCTCGACTACCAGTACGACATCCCCGGCCTGGTCCGCGTCGGCTCGCAGATCCCGCTGCCGGAGCTGGAGTACTTCCGCATCCCGGCCCGGCCCGAACCCAACGGCATCGAGGTCCGCGTCGGGGAGGTCGGCGGACCCATGAGAGCGCACTCCCAAGTGACGTCGGCCGACGGCGTGACCGTCTACGAGGAGCACCTCGGTCGACACGGGTCGAGCTTCCGGGTGGAGATGGGTTCTCCGCTGCACGTGACGGTCGGGCCCTTGCTCGCGAAGTCACCGCACGTGGCCTACACGAACATCATCGAGGCGCTGCTGCGGTTCTATGCCGTCACGAAGGGCAAGATCCTGCTGCACTCGGCCTGTCTCGACATCGGCGGCGTCGGCGTGATGCTCTCTGCCCGCACGGACACCGGCAAGACCGGGACCATCCTGCGGCTGCTGCGCGAGCAACGGGCCACCTTCCTGTCTGACGACATGACGATCGTGGACACCGACGGCCTGGCCAGGACCTTCCCCAAGCCGCTGACGATCAGCCAGCACACCTTGCGTGCGATCGAGGCTGACGACCTGACGGCCAAGGAGTGGCGCAAGCTCCGGCTGCAGAGCCGCCTTCACAGCAAGGAGGGCCGAGGCATCGGCTTGTGGCTGGCCAAGTCGAACCTGCCGATCATGGCCATGAACGCGGTGACCCAACGCATCGTGCCGCCCCCGAAGTACACCGCAGGCCGGCTCGTGCCGTGCCTGACCATGGACTCGGTCAGGGTGCGCGAGCTGTTCATCATCGAGCGATCTGCGCACTGCCTGGAACCGATCGAGCTCGACGACGCTGTCTCCGAGCTGCTGGAGAACACCGACGACGCCTACGGGTTCCCGCCCTTCGCGACCTTCGCGCCGACCATCGTGATGGACGGAATGGGGTGGGCCGAGCTGCGGGCCAGGGAGGAACAGATCCTGCGTGAGGCTCTGGCGTCCGGCATCCGCGTGCGGCGCCTGGGATCTGACTGCTTCGACTGGGCCGACAGGATCCCCCAGCTGCTGCTCGAGGGCGGCCACCAGCAGGTGGCGCACGAGCGGGCGGCGGACACTGTCCCGCTCGTCAGCTGAGGGTCGTCATGAGGGACCGCGCGTGGGGCGCAGGGACGCATGGGGGCACAGGTGAGCTTGCTAGATGACCGGAAGGCTGCTCAGCACGCGCCGGCACACCATCCGCAGGACGTCTCGCGGGAGCCCAGGACCTCCGGTTCTGGGCTCCTAGCGGGTGTCCTGATCCTGGGCCTGGTCGTTCGACTGGCCTGGATCAACTCCGTCGGCTTCAACAGCGACGAGGCCGTCTATGCGGGTCAGGCCGCGTCCATCGCCGGGGACGAGGAGCTGTTCCCCTACTTCCCGATCTTCCGCGCCCACCCCTTGCTGTTCCAGACCACGGTTTCGTTGGCCTACCAGTTCGGGACCAGCGACGTCCTCGGCCGCCTGGTCTCGGTGGCGTTCGGCATGGCGACGATCGTGCTCACCTACTACCTCGGGCGCACGATGTACGGCCCCCGCGCCGGCCTGCTCGCCGCACTCGTGATCGCCGTGATGCCCTACCAGGTGGTGGTCACGCGCCAGGTGCTCCTGGACGGGGCGATGGTCACCTTCTCGACGCTGGCTCTGCTGATGACCGCCATGTATGGCAAGACACGTCACGGTGGGTGGCTGGTGGCGGCCGGGGCCGCGCTCGGGCTGACCTGTCTCACCAAGGAGACCGGTGTGCTGCTGGTGGGCAGCGTCTATGCCTTCCTGGCCCTCGCCCAACACCTCGGAACGAGGGTGCGAACGGCAGTGCTGGCACTGAGCGTCTGGTTGGTGGTGTTCGCTCCCTACCCGGTGTCGCTCAAGTTCGCCGACCGCGGCGAGACCGGTCAGAACTTCCTGGCCTGGCAGCTCTTCCGCAGGCCGAACCATGACTGGAAGTTCTATGCCGAGGTCGTGCCGCCCGCGATCGGCTGGGGTGTCGTCGCTGTCGCCGTCGCCGCGGTCGTCGTCTCCCGGAAGCGGTGGAGCTGGCGGGAGACGCTGCTGGTCTGTTGGATCGCTGTCCCGATCGTCGTGTTCGAGATCTGGGCGGTGAAGGGTTTCCAATACCTCCTCCCGATCAGCACGCCGGTCGCGGTGCTCGCGGCGATGGGCGTCGTCAGGCTCACGGCACACGTCGGCAGGTGGCGCACCCCTGTCACGGTGGCCATGGTCGCAGCCGTCTTCCTCAGCTGCCTGGTCCCCACGATCGCCCGCATCCGTCCGTCCGAGAGCGACACCTTCCTCGCCGGCAGCGGTGGGGTTCCGGGCGGGCGTGAGACCGGGCACTGGATCCGCGACAACGTCCCCGAAGGGGCCCAGATGCTCGCCCTCGGACCGTCCATGGCGAACATCATCGAGTTCTACGGGCGGCGCCGGGTCTACGGGTTGTCGGTCAGCACCAATCCACTGAACCGCAACCCCACCTACCAGCCCATCCCCAACCCAGACCTGGCGATCCGACGCAACACGCTGCAGTACCTCGTGTGGGACTCGTTCTCCGCGGGCAGGTCGCCCTTCTACTCCGCGAGGATGCGCCGCTACGTCGAGCGCTACAACGGCCGCGCCATCCACACGGAGTCGGTGTCCGTGCGCGGACGCGACGGGGAGACGGTGACCAAACCGGTCATCATCGTCTACGAGGTGCGGCCATGAGCGCCCGCCCGCTCCGTCGCGCAGTCTCCGCGGCCGCTGTCGTCACCGCCATCGTGCTGCTGACGGTTGCTCCTGGCCTGCCTGGCGCCGACGCCGACGCACGAGACAGCGCTCCTCCCACTGCCACGCCCATCAAGCACTTCATCAGTCTCATGCAGGAGAACCACACGTTCGACAACTACTTCGGCACCTATCCGGGCGCCGACGGCATCCCGCCCGGCACCTGCATGCCCACCGGCACACCCGGGGAGTGCGTGGAGCCCTGGCACCTCACCGGGACGGCCACCGAGGACCTCGGTCACAACTTCGAGACGTTCGAGAACCAGTACAACGGCGGGAAGATGGACGGCTTCCTCACCACGTTCTCCGACGCGCGCATGGAGAACCCGGACCTCCCGATGGGCTACTACGACCGCACGGACCTGCCCTTCTACTGGAACGTGGCCGATGAGTTCGTGCTCTTCGACCGCAACTTCACGTCCGCGAACGCGGGGAGCGTCGCCAACCACATGTACTGGGTGACCGGCACCCCCGGTGGGGAGACGGAGACGATCCCGGACGAGGGCTTCAAGGTGCCGACGATCTTCGACCGTCTGCAGGAAGCCGGGATCTCCTGGAAGTTCTACGTCGAGAACTACGACCCCCGGATCACGTTCCGCTCGCGCGGAGTGAGTGACCGCGGTTCGCAGGTCATCTGGTGCCCGCTGCTCGCCTAC comes from Nocardioides piscis and encodes:
- a CDS encoding ArnT family glycosyltransferase, translated to MSLLDDRKAAQHAPAHHPQDVSREPRTSGSGLLAGVLILGLVVRLAWINSVGFNSDEAVYAGQAASIAGDEELFPYFPIFRAHPLLFQTTVSLAYQFGTSDVLGRLVSVAFGMATIVLTYYLGRTMYGPRAGLLAALVIAVMPYQVVVTRQVLLDGAMVTFSTLALLMTAMYGKTRHGGWLVAAGAALGLTCLTKETGVLLVGSVYAFLALAQHLGTRVRTAVLALSVWLVVFAPYPVSLKFADRGETGQNFLAWQLFRRPNHDWKFYAEVVPPAIGWGVVAVAVAAVVVSRKRWSWRETLLVCWIAVPIVVFEIWAVKGFQYLLPISTPVAVLAAMGVVRLTAHVGRWRTPVTVAMVAAVFLSCLVPTIARIRPSESDTFLAGSGGVPGGRETGHWIRDNVPEGAQMLALGPSMANIIEFYGRRRVYGLSVSTNPLNRNPTYQPIPNPDLAIRRNTLQYLVWDSFSAGRSPFYSARMRRYVERYNGRAIHTESVSVRGRDGETVTKPVIIVYEVRP
- a CDS encoding phospholipase C translates to MSARPLRRAVSAAAVVTAIVLLTVAPGLPGADADARDSAPPTATPIKHFISLMQENHTFDNYFGTYPGADGIPPGTCMPTGTPGECVEPWHLTGTATEDLGHNFETFENQYNGGKMDGFLTTFSDARMENPDLPMGYYDRTDLPFYWNVADEFVLFDRNFTSANAGSVANHMYWVTGTPGGETETIPDEGFKVPTIFDRLQEAGISWKFYVENYDPRITFRSRGVSDRGSQVIWCPLLAYARFVDDPELNSRIVSMDEYYKDLEEGTLPAVSYLVPSGSSEHPPGSIAAGQAFVSNLISALMRSSSWSSSAFMWTYDDWGGFYDHVAPPQVDDHGYGFRAPALLVSAYAKQGHIDHTEIDFTSQLKFIQENWGLRPLAERDAAANGLSSAFDFRAPPREPKFVSPEVKPEVVRVDGQDVVYTSYGIGLLLGTGISLAAVLHVGRHHRARAGVRQR
- a CDS encoding GtrA family protein translates to MVPRLLRAAIDRDADLVVASRYVGDGDADGLSSWMRSLVSLGSGRLAKAFFPRRLQQITDPMSGLFLVRRAALDLETFNPIGFKILLEIAVRLAPLKVLEVPFVFAERHAGESKASLREGMRFARHLLRLKTSVSSSWFRMAGVGTVGGTGIAVNTAALWLFMEHAGLGLAMAALLATQLSTAWNFVLCDRLVYQRRRQGGWMRSFVSYALLNNLSLLIRLPLMGVLIAQLAMDYRVANIATLLLVFVARFAVVDRTIYRGVPA